A genome region from Mesorhizobium sp. B2-1-8 includes the following:
- the nusA gene encoding transcription termination factor NusA, whose translation MVVSANRLELLQIADAVAREKSIDKSIVLAAMADAIQKAARSRYGQETNIRADINPNTGEMKLQRLMEVVEKVDDYATQIAISSARERNPDAQLGDFIAEQLPPMDFGRIAAQSAKQVIVQKVREAERDRQYDEYKDRIGEIVNGTVKRVEYGNVIVDLGRGEAIIRRDELIPRENYKYGDRVRAYVYDVRREQRGPQIFLSRTHPQFMAKLFTMEVPEIYDGIIEIKSVARDPGSRAKIAVISRDSSIDPVGACVGMRGSRVQAVVGELQGEKIDIIPWSPSAASFIVNALQPAEVAKVVLDEDAERIEVVVPDDQLSLAIGRRGQNVRLASQLTGWDIDILTEAEESERRQKEFVERSALFMEALDVDEMVGQVLASEGFTSVEEVAYVDAGEIASIDGFDEDTASEIQTRAREYLEKIEAEHDEKRKALGVSDDLREIPGVTTAMMVTLGEDGVKTIEDFAGYAADDLTGWKERKDGETKVYPGVLANHGVSRADAEQMVLAARLKAGWITEDELAAEETADEAVGA comes from the coding sequence ATGGTTGTAAGCGCCAACAGACTTGAACTGCTGCAGATTGCCGATGCGGTCGCGCGTGAAAAGTCGATCGACAAGTCGATCGTCCTCGCTGCCATGGCCGATGCGATCCAGAAGGCGGCGCGTTCGCGTTATGGCCAGGAGACCAACATCCGCGCCGACATCAACCCGAATACCGGCGAGATGAAGCTGCAGCGGCTGATGGAAGTGGTCGAGAAAGTCGACGACTACGCCACGCAGATCGCCATTTCCTCGGCCCGCGAGCGCAATCCCGACGCCCAGCTTGGCGATTTCATCGCCGAACAGCTGCCGCCGATGGATTTCGGCCGCATCGCCGCCCAGTCGGCCAAGCAGGTCATCGTCCAGAAAGTGCGCGAGGCCGAGCGTGACCGCCAGTATGACGAATACAAGGACCGCATCGGTGAAATCGTCAACGGCACCGTCAAGCGCGTCGAATATGGCAATGTCATCGTCGATCTCGGCCGTGGCGAGGCGATCATCCGCCGCGACGAGCTGATCCCGCGCGAAAACTACAAATACGGCGATCGCGTCCGCGCCTATGTCTACGATGTGCGTCGCGAGCAGCGCGGTCCGCAGATCTTCCTGTCGCGTACTCATCCGCAGTTCATGGCCAAGCTCTTCACCATGGAAGTGCCGGAGATCTATGACGGCATCATCGAGATCAAGTCGGTCGCCCGTGACCCGGGCTCGCGCGCCAAGATCGCCGTCATCTCGCGTGATAGCTCGATCGATCCGGTCGGCGCCTGCGTCGGTATGCGCGGCAGCCGCGTCCAGGCCGTCGTCGGCGAATTGCAGGGCGAGAAGATCGACATCATTCCGTGGTCGCCTTCGGCCGCCTCCTTCATCGTCAACGCGCTGCAGCCGGCGGAAGTCGCCAAGGTCGTGCTCGACGAGGATGCGGAGCGCATCGAAGTGGTGGTTCCCGACGATCAGCTGTCGCTGGCCATCGGCCGCCGCGGCCAGAATGTGCGCCTTGCCTCGCAGCTCACCGGCTGGGACATCGACATCCTGACCGAGGCCGAGGAATCCGAGCGCCGTCAGAAGGAATTCGTCGAGCGCTCCGCGCTGTTCATGGAAGCCCTCGATGTCGACGAGATGGTCGGCCAGGTGCTGGCCTCCGAAGGCTTCACCAGCGTCGAGGAAGTCGCCTATGTCGATGCCGGCGAAATCGCCTCGATCGACGGCTTCGATGAGGATACCGCCTCTGAAATCCAGACCCGCGCCCGCGAATATCTGGAGAAGATCGAAGCCGAGCATGACGAGAAGCGCAAGGCGCTGGGCGTTTCGGATGATCTGCGCGAAATTCCCGGCGTCACCACCGCCATGATGGTGACGCTCGGCGAGGACGGCGTGAAGACGATCGAGGATTTCGCCGGCTATGCCGCCGACGACCTCACCGGCTGGAAGGAACGCAAGGACGGCGAGACCAAGGTCTATCCCGGCGTGCTGGCCAATCACGGCGTTTCGCGCGCCGATGCCGAGCAGATGGTTCTGGCCGCTCGCCTCAAGGCCGGCTGGATCACAGAAGACGAGCTTGCGGCCGAAGAAACGGCTGACGAAGCCGTTGGTGCGTGA
- the rimP gene encoding ribosome maturation factor RimP produces the protein MTATASEGDDRIIRESGIDARIALIVQPVLRGIGFRLVRVHLSGQNGLTLQIMAEREDGTMTVEDCEEVSRAVSPALDVDDPIEKAYHLEVSSPGIDRPLVRKSDFVTWTGHLVKMETSVVVADRKRFKGKIAEAGENDVLIERDKAAYGEEPTVRVPYDAIADVRLILTDDLIREALSKDNRARKEAKKRRGEPDDDVSEGAEPDATEEHEQEI, from the coding sequence ATGACTGCAACGGCAAGCGAAGGTGACGACCGCATCATCCGCGAAAGCGGCATCGATGCGCGCATTGCGCTGATCGTCCAGCCGGTGCTGCGCGGCATCGGCTTTCGCCTCGTGCGCGTGCATCTGTCCGGCCAGAACGGGCTGACGCTGCAGATCATGGCCGAGCGCGAGGACGGCACCATGACCGTCGAGGATTGCGAAGAGGTCAGCCGCGCGGTGTCGCCGGCGCTCGATGTCGATGATCCGATCGAAAAGGCGTATCATCTCGAAGTTTCCTCGCCCGGTATCGATCGGCCCTTGGTGCGCAAATCGGATTTCGTGACCTGGACCGGTCATCTGGTGAAGATGGAGACGTCGGTCGTCGTCGCTGACCGCAAGCGCTTCAAGGGCAAGATCGCCGAGGCCGGTGAGAACGACGTGCTGATCGAGCGCGACAAGGCGGCCTATGGTGAGGAGCCGACGGTGCGCGTGCCCTACGATGCCATTGCCGATGTCCGGCTGATCCTGACCGACGACCTCATTCGCGAAGCGTTGTCGAAGGACAACCGGGCGCGTAAGGAAGCCAAGAAACGCCGCGGTGAACCGGACGACGATGTGTCCGAAGGTGCGGAGCCGGACGCCACGGAAGAACACGAACAGGAAATTTGA
- the trmB gene encoding tRNA (guanine(46)-N(7))-methyltransferase TrmB has translation MSQQDRPSRTTEAFFGRRRGKPVRPQQAAALESGLGAYRLDLTAEVPSDLRTLFKTDVSAVRLEIGFGGGEHLLHRATEAPTIGFIGVEPFVNGMAKMMMAVRAAPLANLRVYDDDATQLLDWLPPASLDGIDLLYPDPWPKKKHWKRRFVSPVNLDRFARVLKPGSKFRFASDIDTYVNWTLLHCRAHGAFAWQAAEAADWHRSYEGWPGTRYEAKAIREGRRPAYLTFIRT, from the coding sequence ATGAGCCAGCAAGACAGGCCAAGCCGCACGACCGAAGCCTTCTTCGGCCGTCGGCGCGGCAAACCCGTTCGCCCGCAGCAGGCGGCGGCGCTGGAAAGCGGCCTCGGCGCCTACCGGCTCGATCTGACGGCTGAAGTCCCATCGGATCTGCGAACCTTGTTCAAAACCGACGTTTCGGCGGTTCGGCTCGAGATCGGCTTTGGCGGCGGCGAACATCTCCTGCATCGCGCGACCGAGGCGCCGACGATCGGCTTCATCGGCGTAGAACCTTTCGTCAACGGCATGGCCAAGATGATGATGGCGGTGCGGGCAGCGCCGCTGGCCAATCTCAGGGTCTACGACGACGACGCCACCCAGTTGCTTGACTGGCTGCCACCGGCCTCGCTCGACGGTATCGACCTTCTCTATCCCGACCCCTGGCCGAAGAAGAAGCACTGGAAGCGGCGTTTCGTCAGCCCGGTCAATCTCGACCGTTTCGCGCGCGTCCTGAAGCCGGGCTCAAAATTTCGCTTCGCGTCCGACATCGACACTTATGTGAACTGGACCTTGCTGCATTGCCGCGCGCATGGCGCCTTCGCATGGCAGGCCGCGGAAGCGGCGGACTGGCATCGCTCCTATGAGGGCTGGCCGGGTACGCGCTATGAGGCGAAGGCCATCCGCGAGGGCCGCCGACCGGCCTATCTGACCTTTATCAGGACGTAA